A genomic window from Microbacterium sp. H1-D42 includes:
- a CDS encoding C4-type zinc ribbon domain-containing protein translates to MKATPENQRTLLDIADLDRRITQTERARTKPAQGARINELAALRQRQLGELTTLTGVLDDAKAELSRLESDVALAAQRRDKDAERLAVATDPKQAQALENEIESLGRRISMLEDSELDVMGGVEEAQTAVDAQQALIDQTQAEGAGLTAAAKADIAAATTEGEHLARDRAALAASVAADLLAEYERRASRGIGVGLLRRGICEGCQMVLAGTDMNDVRRAAPDDVLSCPECGAILVRTDESGL, encoded by the coding sequence GTGAAGGCCACCCCCGAGAACCAGCGCACACTGCTCGACATCGCCGATCTGGATCGTCGGATCACTCAGACGGAGCGGGCGCGCACGAAGCCGGCGCAGGGGGCGCGCATCAATGAGCTCGCAGCCCTCCGCCAGCGGCAGCTCGGCGAACTGACGACGCTGACCGGCGTACTCGATGACGCCAAGGCCGAGCTCTCCCGTCTCGAGTCCGATGTCGCCCTCGCCGCGCAGCGTCGCGATAAGGACGCCGAGCGCCTGGCCGTGGCGACAGACCCCAAGCAGGCACAGGCCCTCGAGAACGAGATCGAGAGTCTCGGACGCCGCATCAGCATGCTCGAAGACAGTGAACTCGACGTGATGGGTGGCGTCGAAGAGGCGCAGACCGCGGTCGACGCGCAGCAGGCTCTCATTGACCAGACCCAGGCCGAAGGAGCGGGGCTCACTGCCGCCGCGAAGGCCGACATCGCCGCCGCCACCACCGAGGGCGAGCACCTCGCACGCGATCGCGCTGCGCTGGCAGCATCCGTCGCAGCCGATCTGCTGGCGGAGTACGAGCGGCGCGCGAGTCGAGGCATCGGCGTCGGACTGCTGCGTCGCGGCATCTGCGAGGGATGCCAGATGGTGCTCGCCGGAACCGACATGAACGATGTGCGCCGTGCTGCGCCGGACGATGTGCTCTCGTGCCCGGAGTGCGGCGCGATCCTGGTGCGCACCGACGAGTCAGGGCTGTGA
- a CDS encoding bifunctional 3'-5' exonuclease/DNA polymerase, with translation MSRSAAPPHAIVGRAPEGDAWLIALVAAGDTDTAATAEPVRVADADLIEHVRAVEGAHTPRWTVRTLRTFSPPLLAAGIRLRRAHDLVLCHAILRDSAALVPPLPASERWTRADPLEGSAEPGLFDMGNTAAHGDDFDDVLGQWREQLAALERAPDGRLALLCAAESTGALIAEEMTAAGLPWSTAAHQAILVEQLGPRPLRGGRPARMAQLAVRIGDALEDDTVSPDSPPRLLRALHRAGVFVESTSKWELSEIDHPVVEPLLEYKRLARLFTANGWTWLDDWVRDDRFRPIYLTGGVVTGRWASSGGGALQIPRQLRRAVRADPGWTLVDADVAQLEPRVLAAMSHDSAMADAARGRDLYEGVVRSGAVGSREEAKYAVLGAMYGATTGESGRLVPRLRTVFPKAMNLVDAAARTGEQGGVVSTLLGRSSPRPDDAWTQTQSRASGPDAGGADESRARSRARDRGRFTRNFVVQGTAAEWALLWLAEIRHRLMALPPASEPATASGPVFADQAHLALFLHDEVIVHCPADQAEAVADAVRAAAAAATARLFPGFPIDVPLVVNVSQDAGKHA, from the coding sequence GTGAGCAGATCCGCGGCGCCGCCGCACGCGATCGTCGGCAGGGCTCCAGAAGGCGACGCCTGGCTGATCGCACTCGTCGCTGCTGGTGACACCGACACCGCCGCGACCGCGGAGCCGGTTCGGGTCGCCGACGCCGATCTGATCGAGCATGTGCGCGCCGTCGAGGGCGCCCACACACCACGCTGGACCGTGCGCACTCTGCGCACCTTCTCGCCGCCGCTGCTGGCCGCGGGCATCCGACTGCGCCGAGCACACGACCTCGTGCTCTGTCATGCGATCCTCCGTGACTCGGCGGCGCTCGTGCCGCCCCTGCCGGCATCGGAGCGGTGGACCCGCGCCGACCCGCTGGAGGGCTCCGCCGAGCCTGGGCTGTTCGACATGGGCAACACAGCAGCGCACGGCGATGACTTCGACGACGTCCTCGGCCAGTGGCGAGAGCAGCTGGCAGCGCTGGAGCGCGCCCCCGACGGCAGGCTCGCGCTGCTGTGCGCAGCGGAGTCCACCGGCGCCCTGATCGCCGAGGAGATGACGGCCGCAGGGCTGCCGTGGAGCACCGCCGCGCATCAGGCCATCCTGGTCGAGCAGCTCGGGCCCCGCCCGCTGCGAGGAGGGCGGCCCGCGCGCATGGCGCAGCTGGCGGTGCGCATCGGCGACGCGCTCGAGGACGACACAGTGAGTCCCGACAGTCCGCCTCGACTGCTGCGTGCGCTGCACAGGGCCGGCGTGTTCGTGGAGTCCACGTCGAAGTGGGAGCTCTCCGAGATCGATCATCCGGTCGTCGAGCCGCTGCTGGAGTACAAGCGGCTCGCGCGATTATTCACGGCGAACGGCTGGACGTGGCTGGACGACTGGGTGCGCGATGACCGGTTCCGGCCGATCTACCTGACTGGCGGCGTGGTCACCGGGCGCTGGGCGTCATCCGGCGGGGGAGCGCTGCAGATCCCGCGGCAGCTGCGCCGCGCCGTGCGCGCGGATCCGGGCTGGACGCTCGTCGACGCGGACGTCGCGCAGCTCGAGCCGCGCGTGCTCGCCGCGATGTCGCATGATTCCGCGATGGCGGACGCTGCGCGCGGGCGGGACCTGTACGAAGGCGTCGTGCGGTCCGGTGCGGTCGGATCGCGCGAAGAGGCGAAGTACGCCGTGCTCGGCGCCATGTACGGCGCCACGACGGGGGAGAGCGGCCGGCTCGTGCCGCGGCTGCGCACCGTGTTCCCCAAGGCGATGAACCTTGTCGACGCGGCAGCGCGCACCGGCGAGCAGGGCGGTGTCGTCAGCACGCTGCTCGGACGCAGCTCACCGCGCCCCGACGATGCATGGACGCAGACGCAGTCGAGGGCGAGTGGACCGGATGCCGGCGGTGCTGATGAATCGCGCGCACGCAGCCGTGCACGTGATCGAGGTCGCTTCACACGCAACTTCGTCGTGCAGGGGACGGCCGCGGAATGGGCGCTGCTCTGGCTCGCCGAGATCAGACATCGGCTGATGGCCCTGCCGCCGGCATCCGAACCGGCCACCGCCTCTGGGCCGGTGTTCGCCGATCAGGCGCACCTCGCGCTCTTCCTGCATGACGAGGTGATCGTGCACTGTCCGGCCGATCAGGCCGAAGCGGTCGCAGACGCGGTGCGGGCGGCGGCTGCTGCCGCCACGGCGCGTCTGTTCCCTGGATTCCCGATCGACGTGCCGCTGGTTGTCAACGTGAGCCAGGACGCCGGCAAGCACGCCTAG
- the ppgK gene encoding polyphosphate--glucose phosphotransferase produces MAQAIGVDIGGTGIKAGIVNLQTGTLDSDRVRVPTPQGAHPGDVVETVREVLDTLGVTDSKLPLGVAFPAIVKYGKTLSAANISKDWVDFEAEKFFENGLGRDITFVNDADAAGVAEAHHGAARDARGLTIMTTLGTGIGSAFLYNGVLIPNTELGHLNREGESIEKWTAYSAMERESLSWEDWSARLQEFYRHVEFLFSPDLFVVGGGVSKHPEKFLPLLDLRTPIVAAVHRNASGIIGAASLAAG; encoded by the coding sequence ATGGCACAGGCAATCGGCGTAGACATCGGCGGCACCGGAATCAAGGCGGGCATCGTCAACCTGCAGACCGGCACATTGGATTCCGACCGCGTGCGGGTTCCCACCCCGCAGGGTGCGCACCCCGGCGATGTCGTCGAGACCGTCCGCGAGGTGCTCGACACGCTCGGTGTGACCGACTCCAAGCTGCCGCTCGGCGTCGCCTTCCCCGCGATCGTCAAGTACGGAAAGACGCTCTCGGCCGCGAACATCTCGAAGGACTGGGTCGACTTCGAAGCCGAGAAGTTCTTCGAGAACGGCCTCGGCCGTGACATCACGTTCGTCAACGACGCAGACGCCGCCGGCGTCGCCGAGGCGCACCACGGCGCGGCGCGGGATGCCCGTGGCCTGACGATCATGACGACGCTCGGCACCGGCATCGGCTCGGCATTCCTGTACAACGGCGTGCTGATCCCGAACACCGAGCTCGGACACCTCAACCGCGAGGGCGAGTCGATCGAGAAGTGGACGGCGTACTCCGCCATGGAGCGCGAGAGCCTGTCCTGGGAGGACTGGTCGGCGCGTCTGCAGGAGTTCTACCGCCACGTCGAGTTCCTGTTCAGCCCCGACCTGTTCGTCGTGGGCGGCGGCGTCTCGAAGCACCCCGAGAAGTTCCTGCCGCTGCTGGACCTGCGCACACCGATCGTGGCAGCGGTGCACCGCAACGCGTCCGGCATCATCGGAGCGGCCTCGCTCGCCGCAGGCTGA
- a CDS encoding SPOR domain-containing protein: MTDGDEKYWYNLRTGDVEFGMQSASVDRVGPFDTAAEASRAPEIMRERSNAWAEEEAAESGWDASGPAAGE; the protein is encoded by the coding sequence ATGACCGACGGCGATGAGAAGTACTGGTACAACCTCAGGACGGGCGATGTCGAGTTCGGCATGCAGTCGGCATCTGTCGATCGCGTCGGGCCCTTCGACACCGCGGCTGAGGCGTCGCGCGCCCCCGAGATCATGCGCGAGCGCTCCAACGCGTGGGCCGAGGAAGAAGCCGCCGAGTCGGGCTGGGACGCCTCCGGTCCCGCAGCCGGAGAGTGA
- a CDS encoding glutamine synthetase family protein, translating to MDKQRDFVLRTIEERGVKFVRLWFTDVIGTLKSVAIAPAEVEGAFAEGIGFDGSAIEGLTRTFESDLLAQPDPATFQTLPWRGDVDPTARMFCDLTTPDGRPAVSDPRNVLRRSLAKAADAGFTFYTHPEIEFYLLKSSELGPNGPVPVDNAGYFDNVPGGTAHDFRRSAVRMLEDLGISVEYSHHEGGPGQNEIDLRYADALTTADNIMTFRTVVKEVAIEQGVYATFMPKPLNDHPGSGMHTHLSLFEGDANAFYEPGAEYQLSLTGRRFIAGLLRHANEIAAVTNQFVNSYKRLWGGDEAPSFVTWGHANRSALVRVPMYKPNKAQSTRVEYRGLDSAANPYLAYALMLAAGLKGIEEEYELPPEAEDNVWSLSDSERRALGYAPLPASLDHALEYMQDSELVAETLGEQVFNYVLLNKRKEWEAYRGQVTPFELKSNLGLL from the coding sequence GTGGACAAGCAGCGTGACTTCGTCCTGCGCACCATCGAGGAGCGCGGCGTCAAGTTCGTGCGGCTGTGGTTCACCGATGTCATCGGCACGCTGAAATCCGTCGCCATCGCGCCCGCCGAGGTCGAGGGGGCGTTCGCCGAGGGCATCGGCTTCGACGGCTCGGCCATCGAGGGCCTGACCCGCACGTTCGAATCCGACCTGCTCGCGCAGCCCGATCCGGCGACGTTCCAGACCCTGCCGTGGCGGGGCGATGTCGACCCGACGGCGCGCATGTTCTGCGACCTCACCACACCGGACGGGCGACCGGCGGTGTCGGACCCGCGCAACGTGCTGCGCCGATCGCTGGCGAAGGCGGCGGATGCCGGATTCACCTTCTACACGCATCCCGAGATCGAGTTCTACCTGTTGAAGTCCTCCGAGCTGGGACCGAACGGCCCCGTTCCGGTCGACAACGCGGGCTACTTCGACAACGTCCCCGGCGGGACGGCGCACGACTTCCGTCGCAGCGCGGTGCGGATGCTGGAAGACCTCGGCATCTCGGTGGAGTACAGCCATCACGAGGGCGGGCCAGGACAGAACGAGATCGATCTGCGCTACGCGGACGCGCTGACGACCGCTGACAACATCATGACGTTCCGCACCGTGGTCAAGGAGGTGGCGATCGAGCAGGGCGTCTACGCGACGTTCATGCCGAAGCCGCTGAACGACCACCCCGGCAGCGGCATGCACACGCACCTCTCGCTGTTCGAGGGTGACGCGAATGCGTTCTACGAGCCGGGGGCCGAGTACCAGCTCTCGCTCACCGGTCGCCGCTTCATCGCGGGACTGCTGCGCCACGCGAACGAGATCGCAGCAGTGACGAACCAGTTCGTCAACTCGTACAAGCGCCTGTGGGGCGGTGACGAAGCACCCAGCTTCGTCACCTGGGGTCACGCCAACCGCTCCGCCCTCGTGCGTGTGCCGATGTACAAGCCCAACAAGGCGCAGTCGACCCGCGTCGAGTACCGCGGCCTGGATTCTGCGGCGAACCCGTACCTCGCCTACGCGCTGATGCTGGCCGCCGGTCTCAAGGGCATCGAAGAGGAGTACGAGCTGCCGCCGGAGGCGGAGGACAACGTCTGGTCGCTCAGCGACTCCGAGCGCCGCGCACTCGGGTACGCGCCGCTGCCGGCCAGCCTCGATCATGCGCTGGAGTACATGCAGGACTCCGAGCTGGTCGCCGAGACCCTTGGCGAGCAGGTGTTCAACTACGTGCTGCTCAACAAGCGCAAGGAGTGGGAGGCGTACCGCGGTCAGGTCACGCCGTTCGAGCTCAAGAGCAACCTCGGGCTGCTCTAG
- a CDS encoding bifunctional [glutamine synthetase] adenylyltransferase/[glutamine synthetase]-adenylyl-L-tyrosine phosphorylase, whose product MARPDASVSLSALARLGFVELTAASADLSELAELTGMERAELAEGMSAADPDAAVHGLLRVARRDADRARRVLSDADARTAAWRLFGVSTGLAGFFERHPGRLDPETLLRTDLPTAAELETRMLAAVGADGDRFARASDPTTRLRVEYRQCLAEIAAADLASDDPLHVIADVSASLADAAGAALEAAIAVARTTVMDAGHAGTAAEIAATRLAIIAMGKAGARELNYLSDVDVIFVGGTADEQIVTEARAVDIATRLAQETMRALSAFGIEPPLWEVDAALRPEGKQGALVRSLGSHLAYYDRWAKSWEFQALLKARAIAGDAELGAEYISAVQPKVWSSAERADFVESVQGMRERVTEHIPPEEVPYQLKLGPGGLRDIEFTVQLLQLVHGLSDQTLRTRGTLESLDALVEGGYIGRAEAAAFGEEYRVLRLLEHRLQLRELTRTHLLPSDDVGMRRLARATGLADSASGLQRVWDDVRRDVREQHVRLFYRPLLAAVASLPAEERMLSPEQAGSRLAAIGFRDPAGALRHIAALTAGISRKAAIQKHLMPVMLRWFADGTDPDYGLVAFRRISERLGDTHWFLRMLRDSAGAAERLTRVLSSSRYVGELMEWIPESVAWLDSGASLRPRGWTALDDEARAIQTRHATTQGALKSVRALRRRELLRTAMGAVLDQISIDEVARALTEITEATIQAALRAVRREVVPPEDDAMDFSIIGMGRFGGAELGFGSDADVLFIYEANGVDPQRAQQYASKIVAGLREHLTDHRLPLDLDADLRPEGRNGPIVRTFDAYEQYYRRWSLSWEAQALLRARGVAGSAKLIARFTELADSIRYPDEVSVQDLREIKRIKARVEGERLPQGADPRRHLKLGPGTLSDVEWMVQLLQLQHGHRVPDLRTTSTLQALDAAVLAELFPAADAERLREAWVLASRLRSAMTLLTGQTRDVLPGEVRELDGVGRILGYPDRSATVLDEEYLRVTRRARRVFEKHFYG is encoded by the coding sequence ATGGCGCGACCTGATGCGTCCGTCTCGCTGTCGGCGCTCGCGAGGCTGGGCTTCGTCGAGCTGACGGCGGCGTCGGCCGACCTCAGCGAACTGGCCGAGCTCACCGGCATGGAGCGCGCGGAGCTGGCCGAGGGCATGTCGGCGGCGGATCCGGATGCGGCGGTGCACGGCCTGCTGCGGGTCGCCCGCCGCGATGCGGATCGTGCGCGACGGGTGCTGTCGGACGCTGACGCCAGGACCGCCGCGTGGCGATTGTTCGGCGTCTCGACCGGTCTCGCGGGATTCTTCGAGCGGCATCCGGGCCGGCTCGACCCGGAGACGCTGCTGCGCACCGACCTTCCGACCGCTGCCGAGCTCGAGACGCGGATGCTGGCGGCGGTCGGCGCGGACGGTGACCGCTTCGCGCGCGCGAGCGATCCGACCACCCGGCTCCGAGTCGAGTACCGTCAGTGCCTCGCCGAGATCGCCGCTGCGGATCTGGCATCCGATGATCCGCTGCACGTGATCGCCGATGTGTCAGCATCCCTCGCCGACGCCGCCGGGGCCGCGCTGGAAGCGGCCATCGCCGTCGCGCGCACGACAGTGATGGATGCCGGGCATGCCGGCACAGCGGCTGAGATTGCCGCGACCCGCCTGGCGATCATCGCGATGGGCAAAGCCGGTGCGCGCGAGCTGAACTATCTCAGCGACGTCGACGTCATCTTCGTCGGCGGGACCGCCGACGAGCAGATCGTGACGGAGGCGCGCGCGGTCGACATCGCCACACGACTGGCGCAGGAGACCATGCGCGCACTGTCGGCGTTCGGCATCGAGCCGCCACTGTGGGAGGTGGATGCCGCCCTGCGCCCCGAGGGCAAGCAGGGAGCGCTGGTGCGTTCGCTGGGCTCTCATCTGGCCTACTACGACCGCTGGGCGAAGAGCTGGGAGTTCCAGGCACTCTTGAAGGCACGGGCGATCGCGGGCGACGCGGAGCTCGGCGCGGAGTACATCTCCGCCGTGCAGCCGAAGGTGTGGTCCAGCGCCGAGCGGGCGGACTTCGTCGAGAGCGTGCAGGGCATGCGCGAGCGCGTCACAGAGCACATCCCGCCCGAAGAGGTTCCGTATCAGCTGAAGCTCGGTCCTGGCGGGCTGCGCGACATCGAGTTCACCGTCCAGCTGCTGCAGCTGGTGCACGGACTGAGCGACCAGACCCTGCGCACCCGCGGCACGCTCGAGTCACTGGACGCACTGGTCGAGGGCGGGTACATCGGGCGCGCTGAAGCTGCGGCCTTCGGCGAGGAGTACCGCGTGCTGCGACTGCTCGAGCACCGGCTGCAGCTGCGTGAGCTGACCCGCACGCATCTGCTGCCGAGCGACGACGTCGGCATGAGACGGCTGGCTCGCGCGACCGGGCTGGCAGACAGTGCGTCCGGACTTCAGCGGGTCTGGGACGACGTGCGACGCGACGTGCGCGAGCAGCACGTGCGGCTGTTCTACCGTCCGCTGCTCGCCGCCGTCGCTTCGCTGCCGGCGGAGGAGCGGATGCTGTCGCCGGAGCAGGCGGGGTCGCGCCTTGCGGCCATCGGATTCCGCGACCCGGCCGGTGCGCTGCGCCACATCGCCGCACTCACCGCCGGCATCAGCCGCAAGGCCGCGATTCAGAAGCACCTGATGCCCGTCATGCTGCGCTGGTTCGCCGATGGCACCGACCCGGACTACGGGCTCGTCGCGTTCCGCCGGATCAGCGAACGGCTCGGCGACACGCACTGGTTCCTGCGGATGCTGCGGGACTCGGCCGGCGCCGCAGAGCGTCTGACGCGCGTGCTGTCATCTTCACGGTACGTCGGCGAGCTGATGGAGTGGATACCGGAGTCCGTGGCCTGGCTCGACAGCGGAGCTTCTCTGCGGCCGCGGGGCTGGACGGCGCTGGATGACGAGGCGCGGGCGATCCAGACCAGACACGCGACCACGCAGGGGGCGCTGAAATCGGTGCGTGCGCTGCGCAGACGGGAGCTGCTGCGCACGGCGATGGGGGCCGTGCTCGACCAGATCAGCATCGACGAGGTCGCCAGGGCGCTCACTGAGATCACCGAGGCGACGATCCAGGCGGCGCTGCGGGCCGTACGGCGAGAGGTCGTGCCGCCTGAGGACGACGCGATGGACTTCTCGATCATCGGGATGGGCCGGTTCGGCGGGGCGGAGCTCGGCTTCGGATCGGATGCCGACGTGCTGTTCATCTACGAGGCGAACGGCGTCGACCCGCAGCGCGCACAGCAATACGCATCGAAGATCGTGGCGGGGCTGCGCGAGCATCTCACCGACCACCGTCTGCCACTCGACCTGGACGCCGATCTGCGCCCGGAGGGCCGCAACGGGCCCATCGTGCGCACCTTCGACGCGTATGAGCAGTACTACCGGCGCTGGTCGCTGTCGTGGGAGGCTCAGGCGCTGCTGCGGGCCCGAGGCGTCGCCGGCAGCGCGAAGCTCATCGCCAGGTTCACGGAGCTCGCCGACAGCATCCGATACCCGGACGAGGTCTCTGTGCAGGACCTTCGGGAGATCAAGCGGATCAAGGCGCGCGTCGAGGGCGAGCGGCTGCCGCAGGGGGCAGATCCGCGCCGGCACCTGAAACTCGGCCCCGGAACTCTGAGCGATGTGGAGTGGATGGTGCAGCTGCTGCAGCTGCAGCACGGGCACCGGGTGCCCGACCTGCGCACCACCTCGACGCTGCAGGCACTGGACGCGGCGGTGCTCGCGGAGCTCTTCCCTGCCGCTGATGCAGAGCGTCTGCGCGAAGCGTGGGTGCTCGCCAGTCGACTCCGCTCCGCGATGACGCTGCTCACCGGGCAGACCAGGGATGTGCTCCCAGGCGAAGTCCGCGAACTCGACGGCGTCGGCCGGATCCTGGGATATCCTGACCGCTCCGCCACCGTGCTCGACGAGGAGTACCTGCGGGTCACCCGCAGGGCGCGGAGAGTGTTCGAGAAGCACTTCTACGGCTGA
- a CDS encoding diacylglycerol kinase family protein → MARRMGIIWNPTKTAEEALREAVDAAFAEDVEVRYWETSADDPGHAMAAEAVDAGCEIVIAVGGDGTVRTVAEVIARAGEHAPALGIVPQGTGNLLARNLGIPLGSIPKALEMIAAGGERRIDMGWTKADEESTETGFLVMVGFGLDAHMLAETDDELKDKAGWLAYVEAIGRAVSAAETVEFTISLDGGDEQTLSGHTLLVGNCGAIQGGVTLLPDAVPDDGRLDLLLVSADNVAQWAQTLRTIVWDNGIRRLLGGSDDTVSTDAAQHLTGESIEVSLPEAVAFEIDGEEAGEVSSLHVRVQPAALRVLC, encoded by the coding sequence ATGGCACGGCGAATGGGGATCATCTGGAATCCGACCAAGACCGCGGAGGAGGCGCTGCGCGAGGCAGTGGATGCCGCCTTCGCAGAAGATGTCGAGGTGCGCTACTGGGAGACCAGTGCCGACGATCCGGGGCACGCGATGGCTGCCGAGGCCGTGGATGCCGGATGTGAGATCGTCATCGCGGTCGGAGGGGACGGCACGGTGCGGACCGTAGCCGAGGTGATCGCGAGGGCGGGGGAGCACGCGCCCGCGCTGGGGATCGTGCCGCAGGGCACGGGAAACCTGCTCGCCCGCAATCTCGGCATCCCCTTGGGCAGCATCCCGAAGGCGCTGGAGATGATCGCGGCCGGAGGTGAGCGCCGCATCGACATGGGGTGGACGAAGGCTGATGAGGAGTCCACCGAGACCGGATTCCTGGTGATGGTGGGCTTCGGTCTCGACGCACACATGCTCGCCGAGACCGATGACGAGCTGAAGGACAAAGCCGGCTGGCTCGCGTACGTCGAGGCCATTGGGCGGGCCGTCTCAGCCGCCGAGACGGTCGAGTTCACGATCTCGCTCGATGGGGGCGACGAGCAGACCCTGAGCGGACACACGCTGCTGGTCGGCAACTGCGGCGCCATCCAGGGCGGGGTGACGCTGCTGCCTGATGCGGTCCCCGACGATGGGCGCCTTGACCTGCTGCTGGTCAGCGCTGACAACGTCGCGCAATGGGCGCAGACCCTGCGCACGATCGTCTGGGACAACGGCATCCGTCGTCTGCTCGGCGGTTCCGACGACACGGTCAGCACGGACGCCGCGCAGCACCTCACCGGCGAGAGCATCGAGGTCTCACTGCCCGAGGCCGTCGCGTTCGAGATCGACGGCGAAGAGGCCGGCGAGGTCTCGAGCCTGCACGTGCGCGTGCAGCCCGCCGCGCTGCGCGTGCTCTGCTGA
- the glnA gene encoding type I glutamate--ammonia ligase, translating into MFTEPAEVIRYIEENDVKFLDIRFTDLPGVQQHFNIPASTVDEDFFRDGQLFDGSSIRGFASIHESDMQLIPDVTTAYVDPFREASTLVMVFDIYNPRTGEIYAKDPRQVAKKAEQYLTSTGIADTAFFAPEAEFYIFDDVRYSVTSGESFYKVDSEEAAWNSGREEEGGNLGNKTPFKGGYFPVAPVDKTADLRDDMTLRLIDAGFQLERSHHEVGTAGQQEINYRFDTMVHSADDILKFKYIVKNTAEEWGKTVTFMPKPLFGDNGSGMHTHQSLWLDGKPLFFDENGYGQLSDIARWYIGGLLKHAHAVLAFTNPTLNSYHRLVKHFEAPVNLAYSAGNRSAAIRIPLTGSNPKAKRIEFRVPDASGNPYLAFAAQLMAGLDGIRNRIEPMEPIDKDLYELPPEEAANIPQVPNSLLDSLEALRGDHDFLLEGGVFTKELIDTWIDYKYNNEILPMAQRPHPYEFELYYGV; encoded by the coding sequence ATGTTCACAGAACCCGCAGAGGTCATCCGCTATATCGAGGAGAACGACGTCAAGTTCCTCGACATCCGCTTCACCGACCTCCCGGGAGTGCAGCAGCACTTCAACATTCCGGCCTCCACGGTCGATGAGGACTTCTTCCGCGACGGACAGCTCTTCGACGGCTCCTCGATCCGCGGCTTCGCCAGCATCCACGAGTCGGACATGCAGTTGATCCCCGACGTGACGACGGCCTACGTGGACCCGTTCCGCGAGGCGAGCACCCTCGTCATGGTGTTCGACATCTACAACCCGCGCACGGGTGAGATCTACGCCAAGGACCCGCGTCAGGTCGCGAAGAAGGCCGAGCAGTACCTCACCTCCACCGGCATCGCCGACACCGCGTTCTTCGCCCCAGAGGCCGAGTTCTACATCTTCGACGACGTGCGCTACTCGGTCACCTCGGGCGAGAGCTTCTACAAGGTCGACTCCGAAGAGGCCGCGTGGAACTCCGGCCGCGAGGAAGAGGGCGGCAACCTCGGCAACAAGACCCCGTTCAAGGGCGGATACTTCCCCGTCGCACCGGTCGACAAGACCGCGGACCTGCGCGACGACATGACGCTGCGTCTGATCGACGCCGGCTTCCAGCTGGAGCGCTCGCACCACGAGGTCGGCACCGCCGGTCAGCAGGAGATCAACTACCGCTTCGACACCATGGTGCACTCGGCGGACGACATCCTGAAGTTCAAGTACATCGTCAAGAACACCGCCGAGGAGTGGGGCAAGACGGTCACGTTCATGCCGAAGCCGCTGTTCGGCGACAACGGCTCTGGAATGCACACGCACCAGTCGCTGTGGCTCGACGGCAAGCCGCTGTTCTTCGACGAGAACGGCTACGGGCAGCTCAGCGACATCGCGCGCTGGTACATCGGCGGCCTGCTCAAGCACGCGCACGCCGTGCTGGCCTTCACCAACCCGACCCTGAACAGCTACCACCGCCTGGTGAAGCACTTCGAGGCTCCGGTGAACCTGGCGTACTCCGCCGGCAACCGCTCCGCCGCGATCCGCATCCCGCTGACCGGTTCGAACCCCAAGGCCAAGCGCATCGAGTTCCGCGTGCCTGACGCCTCCGGCAACCCGTACCTCGCGTTCGCTGCGCAGCTGATGGCCGGCCTTGACGGCATCCGCAACCGCATCGAGCCGATGGAGCCGATCGACAAGGACCTGTACGAGCTGCCCCCCGAGGAGGCCGCGAACATCCCGCAGGTGCCGAACTCGCTGCTGGACTCGCTCGAGGCTCTTCGGGGCGACCACGACTTCCTGCTCGAGGGCGGCGTGTTCACCAAGGAGCTCATCGACACCTGGATCGACTACAAGTACAACAACGAGATCCTGCCGATGGCGCAGCGCCCGCACCCCTACGAGTTCGAGCTGTACTACGGGGTCTGA
- a CDS encoding RDD family protein, giving the protein MNEYPGERLGLPETGPRSIARLGRRIGALAIDYLAATIIAVGFFGYDQFALPSEAGLTQFAPMMVFAVLQILFIPTAGGSPGHRILGMRVVRLGGGWVGLWRPIVRTLLLVFVIPAVIFDADQRGLHDKLAGTVLIRA; this is encoded by the coding sequence GTGAACGAATACCCCGGCGAACGCCTTGGACTGCCCGAAACCGGGCCCCGCAGCATTGCCCGTCTCGGACGCCGGATCGGTGCTCTGGCAATCGACTACCTGGCAGCCACGATCATCGCCGTCGGGTTCTTCGGGTACGACCAGTTCGCCCTCCCGAGCGAGGCGGGGCTCACGCAGTTCGCCCCGATGATGGTGTTCGCCGTGCTGCAGATCCTGTTCATCCCCACGGCCGGCGGCAGCCCTGGACATCGCATCCTCGGCATGCGCGTCGTGCGTCTCGGAGGCGGCTGGGTGGGGCTGTGGCGCCCGATCGTGCGCACGCTGCTGCTGGTGTTCGTCATCCCCGCCGTGATCTTCGATGCCGACCAGCGCGGCCTGCACGACAAGCTCGCCGGCACGGTGCTCATCCGAGCCTGA